The Neofelis nebulosa isolate mNeoNeb1 chromosome X, mNeoNeb1.pri, whole genome shotgun sequence genome has a segment encoding these proteins:
- the LOC131502440 gene encoding P antigen family member 3-like — translation MSGRVRTRSKSKQRKDDGKANQPAAPVAAQQPSDEQPQQREAPTECQDIMPEREKAVEEAPLDEGPDLESGIQELPVPKSGGKSEDDSDVKGADVPTLEPVKMPEADMLSIENAK, via the exons ATGAGTGGGCGTGTGAGAACAAGGtctaaatctaaacaaagaaagGATGATGGCAAGGCTAACCAGCCAGCTGCACCTGTGGCT GCCCAGCAGCCCAGTGATGAGCAGCCTCAACAAAGGGAGGCACCCACTGAGTGTCAGGATATTATGCCGGAGCGAGAGAAAGCAGTTGAAGAAGCACCTCTGGATGAag gccCTGACCTGGAATCTGGTATCCAGGAACTGCCTGTGCCAAAGAGTGGGGGCAAAAGTGAAGATGACAGTGATGTGAAGGGGGCGGATGTCCCAACACTGGAGCCCGTGAAGATGCCTGAAGCAGATATGTTATCCATTGAGAATGCAAA GTGA